In the Malus domestica chromosome 16, GDT2T_hap1 genome, one interval contains:
- the LOC103403336 gene encoding anther-specific protein BCP1 — protein MARQQVVVLALVLLATVGLAFAADAPTPAAATKPGLPTFIGVPSAGPVPDNNDVGTVGGSGDGASKAPSPGGATDSVAAGSVGGPVSASAFGSIASGNAEGPKPSAATVAQLSAGVAVAAGVAASLLF, from the coding sequence ATGGCACGCCAACAAGTTGTTGTTCTTGCTCTTGTTCTGTTGGCCACCGTGGGGTTGGCTTTCGCTGCTGACGCCCCCACCCCCGCCGCCGCCACCAAACCCGGCCTCCCAACCTTCATTGGTGTGCCCTCGGCGGGACCAGTCCCAGACAATAACGATGTGGGAACCGTTGGTGGCTCCGGTGATGGTGCTTCCAAGGCTCCTTCTCCCGGTGGTGCTACCGACAGCGTTGCCGCAGGCTCCGTTGGTGGACCTGTCTCTGCCTCAGCTTTTGGCTCCATTGCCAGTGGTAATGCCGAGGGTCCTAAACCTAGCGCTGCCACCGTTGCACAGCTCTCCGCCGGAGTAGCTGTTGCCGCTGGCGTCGCCGCCTCCTTATTGTTCTAA
- the LOC103403090 gene encoding actin-related protein 3-like isoform X2: MDPASRPAVVIDNGSGYTKMGFAGNVEPCYTVPTVVALNESFLNPSRTSSKSGWIAQHNAGVMADLDFFIGDEALERSRSSTTYNLSYPVRQGQVENWDSMERFWQQSIFNYLRCDPEDHYFLLTESPLTAPESREYTGEIMFETFNVPGLYIAVNSVLALAAGYTTSKCEMTGVVVDVGDGATHIVPVAEGYVIGSSIKSVPIAGKDVTLFVQQLMRERGENVPPDDSFDVARRVKEMYCYTSSDIVKEFNKHDKEPSKYIKQWRGIKPKTGAPYSCDIGYERFLGPEVFFNPEIYSTDFTTPLPVVIDKCIQSAPIDTRRSLYKNIVLSGGSTMFKDFHRRLQRDIKKIVDARLLASEARVGGEVKSHPVEVNVVSHPIQRFAVWFGGSACHTKEEYEEYGASICRTNPVFKGMY; encoded by the exons ATGGACCCGGCCTCTCGCCCAGCTGTAGTAATCGACAATGGAAGTGG GTATACTAAAATGGGTTTCGCGGGAAATGTCGAGCCATGTTACACTGTTCCGACTGTAGTTGCATTAAACGAATCGTTTTTGAACCCGTCCAGAACCTCCTCCAAGTCCGGCTGGATAGCGCAGCACAACGCTGGCGTGATGGCTGATCTTGATTTCTTTATTGGGGATGAGGCGCTGGAAAGATCTCGATCAAGTACAACTTACAATCTAAGCTATCCCGTTCGACAGGGCCAAGTCGAGAATTGGGATTCAATGGAGCGGTTCTGGCAGCAAAGTATATTTAACTACTTGCGTTGTGATCCTGAAGaccattattttcttttaactGAGAGTCCGCTTACTGCCCCGGAGAGCCGGGAGTATACCGGTGAAATCATGTTCGAAACTTTCAATGTTCCTGGCCTTTACATTGCCGTGAATTCGGTACTTGCTCTTGCAGCTGGTTACACTACCTCCAAG TGTGAGATGACAGGGGTTGTAGTAGACGTTGGAGATGGGGCAACTCATATTGTTCCTGTTGCAGAAGGTTATGTTATTGGGAGCAGCATCAAGTCAGTTCCTATTGCCGGGAAAGATGTCACTCTCTTCGTCCAGCAGCTTATGCGG gaaagaggagagaatgTGCCACCAGACGACTCCTTTGATGTAGCTCGCAGAGTGAAGGAAATGTATTGCTATACTAGTTCTGATATTGTCAAG GAGTTTAATAAGCACGATAAAGAACCATCCAAGTATATTAAGCAATGGAGAGGCATCAAACCAAAAACAGGGGCGCCCTACTCTTGTGACATTGGCTATGAACGATTTCTTGGCCCAGAG GTTTTCTTCAATCCTGAGATTTATAGCACCGACTTCACCACTCCCTTACCCGTTGTAATTGACAAGTGTATTCAGTCTGCTCCAATTGACACTAGGAGGTCTTTGTATAAG AATATAGTGTTGTCTGGAGGTTCAACCATGTTCAAGGACTTCCATAGGAGGTTGCAACGGGATATAAAGAAGATTGTGGATGCCCGGCTTCTTGCATCTGAAGCTCGAGTTGGTGGAGAAGTAAAA TCACATCCAGTGGAAGTGAATGTAGTTAGCCATCCCATCCAGAGATTTGCAGTTTGGTTTGGCGGCTCA GCTTGCCATACAAAAGAAGAGTATGAGGAATACGGTGCAAGCATATGCAGAACAAATCCTGTTTTCAAGGGGATGTATTGA
- the LOC103403093 gene encoding T-complex protein 1 subunit epsilon: protein MALAFDEYGRPFIILREQEHKSRLRGLDAQKANISAGKAVARILRTSLGPKGMDKMLQSPDGEITVTNDGATILEQMDVDNQIAKLMVELSQSQDYEIGDGTTGVVVLAGALLEHAERLLERGIHPIRVAEGYELASRIAVDHLQHISHKFEFGLDNIEPLVGTCMTTLSSKIVNRCKRALAEIAVKAVLAVADLERKDVNLDLIKVEGKVGGKLEDTELVYGILIDKDMSHPQMPKYIENAKIAILTCPFEPPKPKTKHKVDIDTVEKFQTLRMQEQKYFDDMVQKCKDVGATLVICQWGFDDEANHLLMHRNLPAVRWVGGVELELIAIATGGRIVPRFQELTPEKLGKAGIVREKSFGTTKDRMLYIEHCANSRAVTIFIRGGNKMMIEETKRSIHDALCVARNLIRNNSIVYGGGSAEISCSVAVEAAADRYPGVEQYAIRAFADALDAVPMALAENSGLQPIETLSAVKAEQIKENIPYYGIDCNDVGTNDMRKQNVFETLIGKQQQILLATQVVKMILKIDDVISPSDY from the exons ATGGCGCTGGCATTCGACGAGTACGGGCGGCCCTTCATAATACTGAGGGAGCAGGAGCACAAGTCTCGATTGCGCGGCCTCGATGCTCAGAAGGCCAACATTTCCGCCGGCAAGGCTGTCGCTCGCATCCTCCGGACCTCCCTCGGACCCAAGGGCATGGACAAGATGCTCCAGAGCCCCGATGGTGAAATCACTGTCA CAAATGATGGTGCTACGATTCTGGAGCAGATGGATGTCGACAATCAGATCGCGAAGCTGATGGTCGAACTATCCCAGAGTCAGGACTATGAAATTGGTGATGGGACAACTGGAGTCGTTGTGTTGGCTGGTGCACTTCTAGAGCATGCTGAGCGGCTGTTGGAGCGCGGTATCCACCCCATTCGTGTTGCAGAGGGATACGAATTGGCATCCAGAATAGCGGTCGACCATTTGCAGCATATATCACACAAATTTGAATTTGGTCTGGATAATATAGAGCCTCTGGTTGGAACTTGCATGACCACTTTATCGTCCAAGAT TGTGAATCGGTGCAAACGTGCCCTTGCTGAGATTGCTGTGAAGGCAGTTTTGGCCGTTGCTGATTTAGAGAGGAAAGATGTGAACCTAGATTTGATAAAAGTAGAGGGGAAAGTTGGGGGTAAGTTGGAAGATACTGAGCTGGTATATGGTATTCTTATTGACAAGGATATGAGCCATCCGCAAATGCCAAAGTACATTGAAAATGCAAAAATTGCTATCTTGACTTGCCCCTTTGAGCCACCAAAGCCAAAGACAAAACATAAGGTTGATATTGATACAGTGGAAAAGTTTCAGACTCTACGTATGCAAGAACAGAAGTACTTTGACGACATGGTCCAAAAATGCAAG GATGTTGGTGCTACCTTGGTCATCTGTCAATGGGGGTTTGATGATGAAGCAAATCACCTATTGATGCACAGGAACTTGCCTGCTGTCAGATGGGTTGGTGGTGTAGAGTTGGAACTAATTGCAATAGCTACAG GAGGAAGAATTGTGCCCAGGTTCCAAGAATTGACACCCGAGAAATTAGGAAAG GCTGGTATAGTTCGCGAAAAATCATTCGGCACAACAAAAGATCGAATGCTGTACATCGAACACTGTGCAAATTCAAGGGCTGTGACCATATTTATCCGTGGAG GTAACAAAATGATGATAGAGGAGACTAAGCGCAGCATCCACGATGCCCTCTGTGTTGCTAGGAATCTCATCCGCAACAATTCTATTGTGTATGGCGGTGGCTCAGCAGAGATATCTTGCTCCGTTGCCGTAGAGGCAGCAGCAGACCGATACCCAGGAGTTGAGCAA TATGCCATTAGAGCATTTGCAGATGCTTTGGATGCTGTTCCTATGGCGCTTGCAGAGAATAGTGGCCTTCAACCCATCGAAACACTATCTGCAGTGAAAGCTGAGCAGATTAAG GAGAACATTCCCTACTATGGAATAGACTGCAACGACGTCGGCACTAATGATATGCGGAAGCAGAATGTCTTTGAGACATTGATCGGGAAGCAGCAGCAAATCTTACTGGCAACACAAGTCGTGAAGATGATACTAAAAATCGATGATGTTATTTCCCCCTCTGATTACTAG
- the LOC103425513 gene encoding probable pectate lyase 5, protein MAMPLSLLLLSLLLIPTTISSSPVKDPELVMQEVQESINASRRNLGYLSCGTGNPIDDCWRCDPNWEKNRQRLADCAIGFGKHAIGGRDGKIYVVTDSGDHPVNPKPGTLRYGVIQNEPLWIIFQRDMTIKLNEELMMNSFKTIDGRGSSVHIAGGPCITIQYVTNIIIHGLNIHDCKQGGNAYVRDSPEHFGWRTLSDGDGVSIFGGSHVWVDHNSLSNCRDGLIDAIHGSTSITISNNYMTHHNKVMLLGHSDSYTQDKNMQVTIAFNHFGEGLIQRMPRCRHGNFHVVNNDYTHWEMYAIGGSASPTINSQGNRFLAPNDRFNKEVTKHEDAPQKEWSKWNWRSSGDLLLNGAFFTASGAGASTSYSKASSLSARPSSLVSSLTAGAGSLRCKKGSRC, encoded by the exons ATGGCAATGCCACTCTCTCTTTTGCTCCTCTCCCTTCTCCTAATCCCAACCACCATTTCCTCCTCCCCTGTCAAAGATCCTGAACTGGTGATGCAAGAAGTACAAGA GAGCATCAATGCCTCAAGGAGAAATTTGGGTTATCTTTCATGTGGCACAGGAAACCCCATTGACGACTGCTGGAGGTGTGACCCCAACTGGGAGAAAAACcgccaacggctagctgactgcGCAATTGGATTCGGAAAGCACGCCATTGGAGGCAGGGACGGTAAAATCTACGTGGTGACGGACTCAGGCGACCATCCTGTAAACCCTAAACCCGGAACCCTCCGATACGGCGTGATCCAAAACGAACCACTCTGGATCATCTTCCAGCGTGACATGACGATCAAGTTGAACGAAGAGCTGATGATGAACTCCTTCAAGACAATCGACGGCAGAGGAAGTAGCGTACACATTGCAGGCGGGCCCTGCATTACGATACAGTACGTGACAAACATTATTATCCACGGATTAAACATTCACGACTGTAAGCAAGGCGGGAACGCCTACGTTAGGGACTCGCCGGAGCACTTTGGGTGGCGGACGCTTTCCGACGGCGACGGGGTCTCCATTTTTGGTGGTAGTCATGTTTGGGTGGATCATAACTCACTTTCCAACTGCCGTGACGGGCTAATTGATGCTATCCATGGATCAACCTCCATCACTATTTCAAACAATTACATGACTCACCATAACAAGGTCATGCTCTTGGGGCACAGTGATTCCTACACTCAGGACAAGAATATGCAGGTCACCATTGCATTCAACCACTTTGGAGAAGGGCTTATTCAGAGGATGCCAAG ATGTAGACATGGGAATTTTCATGTGGTGAACAATGACTACACCCATTGGGAAATGTATGCAATTGGTGGGAGTGCTTCTCCAACCATCAACAGCCAAGGCAACAGATTTCTGGCACCAAATGATAGATTCAACAAAGAG GTTACCAAGCATGAGGATGCACCACAGAAAGAGTGGAGCAAATGGAACTGGAGGTCCTCAGGAGATTTGCTGCTAAACGGTGCGTTCTTCACAGCATCCGGTGCCGGAGCATCTACTAGTTACTCCAAAGCATCGAGTCTGAGTGCGAGACCGTCGTCGCTCGTGAGTTCGCTCACTGCCGGAGCTGGTTCGCTCAGGTGCAAGAAGGGCTCGCGTTGCTGA
- the LOC103403090 gene encoding actin-related protein 3-like isoform X1 codes for MDPASRPAVVIDNGSGYTKMGFAGNVEPCYTVPTVVALNESFLNPSRTSSKSGWIAQHNAGVMADLDFFIGDEALERSRSSTTYNLSYPVRQGQVENWDSMERFWQQSIFNYLRCDPEDHYFLLTESPLTAPESREYTGEIMFETFNVPGLYIAVNSVLALAAGYTTSKCEMTGVVVDVGDGATHIVPVAEGYVIGSSIKSVPIAGKDVTLFVQQLMRERGENVPPDDSFDVARRVKEMYCYTSSDIVKEFNKHDKEPSKYIKQWRGIKPKTGAPYSCDIGYERFLGPEVFFNPEIYSTDFTTPLPVVIDKCIQSAPIDTRRSLYKNIVLSGGSTMFKDFHRRLQRDIKKIVDARLLASEARVGGEVKSHPVEVNVVSHPIQRFAVWFGGSVLASTPEFFAACHTKEEYEEYGASICRTNPVFKGMY; via the exons ATGGACCCGGCCTCTCGCCCAGCTGTAGTAATCGACAATGGAAGTGG GTATACTAAAATGGGTTTCGCGGGAAATGTCGAGCCATGTTACACTGTTCCGACTGTAGTTGCATTAAACGAATCGTTTTTGAACCCGTCCAGAACCTCCTCCAAGTCCGGCTGGATAGCGCAGCACAACGCTGGCGTGATGGCTGATCTTGATTTCTTTATTGGGGATGAGGCGCTGGAAAGATCTCGATCAAGTACAACTTACAATCTAAGCTATCCCGTTCGACAGGGCCAAGTCGAGAATTGGGATTCAATGGAGCGGTTCTGGCAGCAAAGTATATTTAACTACTTGCGTTGTGATCCTGAAGaccattattttcttttaactGAGAGTCCGCTTACTGCCCCGGAGAGCCGGGAGTATACCGGTGAAATCATGTTCGAAACTTTCAATGTTCCTGGCCTTTACATTGCCGTGAATTCGGTACTTGCTCTTGCAGCTGGTTACACTACCTCCAAG TGTGAGATGACAGGGGTTGTAGTAGACGTTGGAGATGGGGCAACTCATATTGTTCCTGTTGCAGAAGGTTATGTTATTGGGAGCAGCATCAAGTCAGTTCCTATTGCCGGGAAAGATGTCACTCTCTTCGTCCAGCAGCTTATGCGG gaaagaggagagaatgTGCCACCAGACGACTCCTTTGATGTAGCTCGCAGAGTGAAGGAAATGTATTGCTATACTAGTTCTGATATTGTCAAG GAGTTTAATAAGCACGATAAAGAACCATCCAAGTATATTAAGCAATGGAGAGGCATCAAACCAAAAACAGGGGCGCCCTACTCTTGTGACATTGGCTATGAACGATTTCTTGGCCCAGAG GTTTTCTTCAATCCTGAGATTTATAGCACCGACTTCACCACTCCCTTACCCGTTGTAATTGACAAGTGTATTCAGTCTGCTCCAATTGACACTAGGAGGTCTTTGTATAAG AATATAGTGTTGTCTGGAGGTTCAACCATGTTCAAGGACTTCCATAGGAGGTTGCAACGGGATATAAAGAAGATTGTGGATGCCCGGCTTCTTGCATCTGAAGCTCGAGTTGGTGGAGAAGTAAAA TCACATCCAGTGGAAGTGAATGTAGTTAGCCATCCCATCCAGAGATTTGCAGTTTGGTTTGGCGGCTCAGTACTTGCATCCACACCTGAATTCTTTGCA GCTTGCCATACAAAAGAAGAGTATGAGGAATACGGTGCAAGCATATGCAGAACAAATCCTGTTTTCAAGGGGATGTATTGA
- the LOC103403092 gene encoding uncharacterized protein, which yields MDPLGEEQIDYEDEEYGGAHKLQYQGSGAISALADEEPMVEDDEFDDLYNDVNVGEGFMQMHRSEASLPTGGVGNGGLQAQKTDVPEPRVQAGVSQDLKIPGVSVQGKYSGAGAQFPEQNQPPVAKEPELGSTDYVSGASGSQKGRVMEMTHDPQVRHMAFQGSTTMPPNVGVDSSDITGKGNSEFVPSLNPASAGPPGATQILTNQMSIKINANRPMVNENQIRPPIENGSATLFVGELHWWTTDAEIESVISQYGRVKEIKFFDERASGKSKGYCQVEFHDQAAATACKEGMDGYVFNGRACVVAYASPQTLKQMGASYLSKSQGQAQAQQPGRRPMNDGGGRGGGVNFQAGDPGGRNFGRGGWGRGGQGVRGPGGGGPMRGRGGVMGAKNMVGNPAGVGTGANGGGYGQGLGGPGFGGPVGMMNPQGMMGSGFDPTYMGRGGGYGGFPGPAFPGMLPQFPGVNTMGLAGVAPHVNPAFFGRGMATNGMGMMGSSGMEGHHAGMWNDPSMGTWGGEEHGRRTRESSYGGDDNASEYGYGDTNNEKGPRSSAASRERERGSERDWSGNSERRHRDDREQDYERSERGEQREHRYKEEKDSYRDHRQRDRDGGYEDDWDRGQSSSRPRSRSKAVPEDDHRSRSRDVDYKRRRLPSE from the coding sequence ATGGATCCGTTGGGTGAAGAGCAAATAGATTATGAAGATGAGGAATATGGAGGGGCTCATAAGCTTCAGTATCAGGGAAGTGGAGCCATCTCTGCGCTTGCAGATGAAGAACCGATGGTCGAAGATGATGAGTTCGATGATCTCTATAATGATGTTAATGTTGGAGAGGGTTTCATGCAGATGCACCGGTCCGAAGCATCACTCCCAACTGGTGGTGTTGGCAATGGAGGACTCCAAGCACAGAAAACTGATGTTCCTGAACCAAGAGTTCAAGCTGGTGTGTCTCAGGACCTGAAAATTCCTGGGGTTTCAGTTCAAGGGAAGTATTCTGGTGCTGGGGCCCAGTTTCCAGAACAGAATCAACCACCAGTGGCGAAGGAGCCAGAACTGGGATCCACAGATTATGTGAGTGGGGCTTCTGGATCACAGAAGGGGAGGGTTATGGAGATGACTCATGATCCTCAAGTCAGACATATGGCGTTTCAGGGGTCAACAACTATGCCCCCAAATGTCGGTGTTGATTCTTCTGATATTACTGGAAAAGGTAATAGTGAGTTTGTTCCGTCTCTGAATCCTGCCAGTGCTGGCCCTCCAGGAGCTACACAGATACTGACCAATCAAATGAGTATCAAGATAAATGCTAATCGTCCGATGGTCAATGAAAACCAAATCCGACCACCAATTGAGAATGGTTCGGCCACGCTGTTTGTGGGAGAACTACATTGGTGGACAACTGATGCTGAGATTGAAAGTGTTATATCTCAGTATGGGAGGGTCAAGGAAATTAAGTTTTTTGACGAGAGGGCCAGTGGTAAATCCAAAGGTTATTGTCAGGTTGAGTTTCATGATCAAGCTGCTGCCACGGCATGCAAAGAAGGGATGGATGGTTATGTTTTCAATGGAAGAGCTTGTGTTGTGGCTTATGCTTCCCCGCAAACCTTGAAACAGATGGGAGCTTCTTATTTGAGCAAATCCCAAGGTCAGGCTCAGGCTCAGCAACCAGGAAGAAGGCCCATGAATGATGGTGGTGGGAGGGGGGGAGGTGTGAATTTTCAAGCTGGAGACCCAGGAGGTAGGAATTTTGGAAGGGGTGGATGGGGACGAGGTGGACAGGGAGTAAGAGGTCCTGGAGGTGGAGGACCAATGAGGGGAAGAGGAGGGGTCATGGGTGCGAAGAACATGGTTGGGAATCCTGCTGGTGTTGGAACTGGTGCTAATGGAGGTGGCTATGGACAGGGCCTTGGAGGTCCTGGATTTGGTGGTCCTGTAGGAATGATGAATCCACAGGGTATGATGGGTTCTGGATTTGATCCAACATATATGGGTCGAGGAGGCGGTTATGGAGGGTTTCCAGGTCCTGCTTTTCCTGGAATGCTTCCTCAATTTCCTGGTGTTAATACAATGGGACTTGCCGGGGTGGCTCCTCATGTAAACCCAGCTTTCTTTGGCAGGGGAATGGCAACTAATGGGATGGGGATGATGGGTTCTTCTGGAATGGAGGGACACCATGCAGGGATGTGGAATGACCCAAGCATGGGGACCTGGGGAGGAGAAGAACACGGTCGAAGAACTAGGGAGTCAAGTTATGGTGGTGATGATAATGCTTCTGAGTATGGATACGGTGACACAAATAATGAGAAAGGACCAAGGTCAAGTGCTGCCTCGAGGGAAAGAGAAAGGGGATCTGAGCGTGACTGGTCAGGAAACTCTGAGAGGAGGCATCGTGATGATAGGGAACAAGACTATGAAAGGTCTGAAAGGGGGGAGCAAAGGGAGCATCGGTACAAGGAAGAAAAAGATAGTTATCGAGACCATCGGCAGAGAGATCGTGACGGGGGTTATGAGGATGACTGGGACAGAGGTCAGTCTTCTTCAAGACCTCGTAGCAGGTCCAAAGCTGTGCCAGAGGATGATCATCGGTCTCGATCAAGGGATGTTGATTATAAGAGGAGACGGTTGCCATCTGAGTGA